In Musa acuminata AAA Group cultivar baxijiao chromosome BXJ2-10, Cavendish_Baxijiao_AAA, whole genome shotgun sequence, a genomic segment contains:
- the LOC103968618 gene encoding F-box/kelch-repeat protein SKIP11, with amino-acid sequence MLEDRPYLISRVFESTSEQESNWHYLAYHFHGASDSKKRLLNEELGEEQGEQEDRGKRKKSLHQPETPDIADMEWHLDNSDDQKSDEEYSDPNYFNRLTRDMLVSCLVLLSRSNYGAVASVNRVFRSMIWSGELYRRRRQLGITEHWVYFSCNALEWEAYDPYRGRWVAVPKMPPSPTESFTLSDKESLAVGTELLVFGREVNSYIVLRYSILTNSWSPGVVMNSPRCLFGSSSLGGKAIVAGGTNGPATLSSAELYDCETKTWETLPTMNRARRMCSGVFMDGKFYVIGGMTSDNEVLTCGEEYDLEQRSWRLIPNMSAGLNGASGAPPLVAVVNNELYAAHYADKEVMKYNKENNTWVRLGKLPERSDSVNGWGLAFRACGERLIVIGGQRGSQGGMIELNSWIPDGGPPKWNIIANKHSGNFVFNCAVMGC; translated from the coding sequence ATGTTGGAAGACCGCCCTTATCTGATCTCCAGGGTGTTTGAGAGCACCTCTGAGCAAGAATCCAATTGGCACTACTTGGCCTACCATTTCCATGGGGCCTCGGACAGCAAGAAACGCCTGCTGAATGAGGAATTAGGGGAAGAGCAGGGAGAGCAAGAGGATCGAGGGAAACGGAAGAAGTCTCTTCACCAACCTGAGACCCCTGACATCGCAGACATGGAGTGGCATCTTGACAATTCTGATGACCAGAAAAGTGATGAAGAATACAGCGATCCAAACTACTTCAACCGGCTCACCAGAGATATGCTAGTAAGCTGCCTTGTGCTACTCTCTCGGTCCAATTACGGTGCGGTTGCATCCGTCAACCGTGTCTTCCGCTCAATGATTTGGAGCGGTGAGCTCTACCGGCGACGGCGCCAGCTGGGGATTACCGAGCACTGGGTCTATTTCTCCTGCAATGCCCTTGAATGGGAGGCATACGATCCCTACCGTGGACGTTGGGTTGCAGTTCCTAAGATGCCCCCTAGTCCTACTGAAAGCTTTACTCTATCAGATAAAGAGTCGCTTGCTGTGGGCACTGAGCTCCTTGTTTTCGGTCGGGAGGTGAATTCCTACATTGTTCTGAGATATAGCATTTTGACCAACTCTTGGTCCCCTGGAGTTGTAATGAATTCACCTAGATGTCTATTTGGATCTTCCAGTCTTGGAGGGAAAGCTATTGTAGCTGGTGGCACCAATGGTCCCGCTACTCTGAGCTCTGCAGAGCTCTACGATTGTGAAACTAAGACTTGGGAGACCCTTCCTACCATGAATAGAGCACGGCGGATGTGTTCAGGTGTATTCATGGATGGGAAGTTTTATGTCATTGGTGGAATGACTAGTGACAATGAGGTGTTGACGTGCGGGGAAGAGTATGATCTGGAGCAACGTTCATGGCGGCTGATTCCAAACATGTCTGCGGGTCTCAATGGTGCAAGTGGTGCACCACCACTTGTAGCTGTGGTGAACAATGAGCTTTATGCAGCTCACTATGCTGATAAGGAGGTAATGAAGTATAATAAGGAGAATAATACATGGGTCAGATTGGGAAAGTTGCCCGAGAGGTCTGACTCAGTGAATGGCTGGGGCCTCGCGTTCCGAGCATGTGGTGAGCGACTAATAGTAATTGGTGGGCAGCGAGGATCTCAGGGAGGGATGATTGAGCTAAATTCTTGGATTCCAGATGGAGGGCCACCCAAGTGGAATATCATTGCCAATAAGCATTCAGGAAACTTTGTTTTTAACTGCGCCGTTATGGGCTGCTGA
- the LOC135624434 gene encoding transcription factor ILI7-like gives MSSRRSRSRQSSSGRITDQQIDDLMSKLQSLLHEARLGSHDRASAAKVLQDTCSYIRSLHREVDDLSERLSELLDAAGVSSDQAASIRSLFM, from the exons ATGTCCAGCAGGAGATCCCGATCGAGGCAGTCCAGCTCGGGAAGGATCACCGACCAACAGATCGACGACCTCATGTCGAAGCTGCAATCGCTTCTCCATGAAGCACGACTTGGGAGCCACGACAGG GCTTCAGCAGCGAAGGTGTTGCAGGATACGTGCAGCTACATCAGAAGCTTGCATCGGGAGGTCGACGACTTGAGTGAGAGGCTGTCGGAGTTGCTCGACGCTGCAGGCGTAAGTAGCGATCAAGCCGCGAGCATTAGGAGCCTGTTCATGTGA
- the LOC103968620 gene encoding homeobox-leucine zipper protein HOX21-like isoform X1 — translation MMACNGMASSSSFPSNFMFHTETPYEEGNQLTAPLGSLLHTGPQDLRGGVAPVMGKRSISFPGIESCEEMNADDDLSDDGWQAGEKKKRLNIEQVRTLEKNFELGNKLEPERKMQLARALGLRPRQVAIWFQNRRARWKTKQLEKDYDVLKRQFEAIKTENEALQSQNKKLRAEILAFRGTETSDMINLNKETEGSCSNRSENSSEINIDISRTSVIESSLPPHQILPYFPSIRPVDINQLLHNSCKPEFQCAKVENEAPEVSFSNLLGSMGDQSALWSWPDHHHFH, via the exons ATGATGGCCTGCAATGGAatggcctcttcctcctccttcccctcGAACTTCATGTTCCATACGGAGACACCCTATGAAGAAGGGAACCAACTCACAGCCCCTCTCGGCTCCCTCCTCCATACCGGTCCGCAAGACCTCAGAGGTG GTGTGGCTCCGGTGATGGGGAAGAGATCCATATCCTTCCCGGGGATCGAGAGCTGCGAGGAGATGAACGCCGACGATGACTTGTCGGATGATGGTTGGCAAgcaggggagaagaagaagaggctcaACATAGAGCAGGTGAGGACATTGGAGAAGAACTTTGAGCTGGGGAACAAACTGGAGCCTGAGAGGAAAATGCAGCTGGCCAGGGCTCTTGGGCTGCGGCCGAGGCAAGTGGCCATCTGGTTCCAGAACAGGCGAGCAAGGTGGAAGACGAAGCAATTGGAGAAGGACTATGATGTGCTCAAGAGGCAGTTTGAGGCCATCAAAACAGAGAACGAGGCTCTCCAATCCCAGAACAAGAAACTCCGAGCTGAG ATTTTGGCATTCAGAGGTACAGAAACATCGGATATGATCAATCTCAACAAAGAAACTGAAGGTTCTTGCAGCAATAGAAGTGAGAACAGCTCAGAGATCAACATAGATATCTCAAGAACATCAGTGATTGAGAGCTCCCTGCCTCCTCACCAAATCTTGCCATACTTCCCATCAATTAGGCCAGTCGACATTAACCAGCTCCTCCACAACTCCTGCAAGCCAGAATTCCAATGTGCCAAGGTAGAGAATGAAGCCCCAGAAGTCAGCTTCAGCAACTTGTTGGGCAGCATGGGAGATCAATCTGCTCTCTGGTCATGGCCAGATCACCACCACTTTCATTAG
- the LOC103969807 gene encoding sucrose transport protein SUT1-like: protein MPGRRRGGHGGEVELSGSNGDDNGAAGPAPQQISLVRLIFSCMVAGGVQYGWALQLSLLTPYVQTLGLSHALSSIMWLCGPVAGFVVQPCVGLWSDKCRSRLGRRRPFLLAGCTMICVAVIVVGFSSDIGYALGDTKEHCSVYHGPRWHAAIVYVLGFWLLDLSNNAVQGPARALMADLSGTHGCNAANAIFCSWMAVGNILGYSSGSSGTWHKWFPFLLTRSCCEACANLKGAFLIAVVFLLICLVVTLIVAKEIPLGDPAQSGAKLNSKDGQAQSQNEDRVSFIDIFKAFKNLPPGMPSVLLVTSLTWLSWFPFILYDTDWMGREVYHGNPSGTPAQIDAYDRGVRQGALGLLLNSVVLMITSLLIEPMCRKLTPRIVWVISNMTMFAGMAGTTIISTWSIRDFHGSVQNVITADGEVRAAALATFAALGFPLAVLYSVPFAVTAQLVVNEGGGQGLCTGVLNISVVIPQVIIALGAGPWDSLFGKGNIPAFALASAIAFVAGVVGMLKLPRLSRKNFKSVGMAGGH from the exons ATGCCGGGGCGCAGGAGGGGAGGCCACGGCGGCGAGGTGGAGCTCTCGGGTTCCAACGGCGACGACAACGGCGCGGCCGGCCCGGCGCCGCAGCAGATAAGCTTGGTGAGGCTCATCTTCTCGTGCATGGTCGCCGGCGGGGTGCAATACGGCTGGGCGCTGCAACTGTCCCTCCTCACGCCTTACGTGCAG ACGTTGGGACTCTCGCATGCTCTCTCCTCTATCATGTGGCTCTGTGGCCCTGTTGCAGGCTTTGTG GTTCAGCCTTGCGTTGGCCTGTGGAGCGATAAATGTCGTTCGAGGTTGGGGAGGAGGAGGCCTTTCCTCCTCGCTGGATGCACAATGATCTGTGTTGCT GTGATCGTGGTCGGGTTTTCTTCTGACATTGGATATGCTCTTGGTGACACGAAAGAGCATTGCAG TGTGTATCATGGTCCTCGGTGGCATGCAGCGATAGTCTATGTTCTTGGATTCTGGTTACTGGATCTTTCCAATAATGCAGTTCAA GGTCCAGCTCGGGCGCTCATGGCTGATCTCTCGG GAACTCATGGATGCAACGCAGCAAATGCTATATTCTGTTCATGGATGGCTGTCGGAAACATCTTAGGATATTCTTCTGGTTCTAGCGGAACCTGGCACAA GTGGTTCCCTTTCTTGTTGACAAGGTCTTGCTGTGAAGCTTGTGCAAACCTGAAGGGTGCATTTCTGATTGCTGTG GTCTTTCTTCTCATCTGTTTGGTGGTGACTCTAATTGTTGCTAAGGAGATTCCTCTGGGTGATCCTGCTCAATCCGGCGCAAAGCTCAACTCGAAAGATGGTCAAGCGCAGAGCCAGAATGAGGATAGAGTTAGCTTTATCGATATCTTTAAGGCCTTCAAGAACTTGCCTCCGGGAATGCCTTCGGTCCTCCTTGTCACTTCCCTCACCTGG CTTTCATGGTTTCCTTTCATCCTTTACGACACCGATTGGATGGGCCGCGAAGTCTACCATGGAAACCCAAGTGGAACTCCTGCGCAGATCGATGCTTACGATCGCGGTGTTCGACAAGGCGCATTGGGTTTGCTGCTGAATTCG gttGTGCTGATGATCACTTCCTTACTGATCGAGCCAATGTGCCGAAAGTTGACTCCAAGAATTGTTTGGGTGATCAGCAACATGACCATGTTTGCCGGCATGGCTGGCACTACAATCATAAGTACTTGGTCCATTAGAGACTTCCATGGCTCAGTCCAGAACGTGATCACAGCAGATGGTGAAGTGAGAGCTGCAGCTCTGGCCACATTTGCAGCTCTTGGTTTTCCTCTTGCT gttctgtaCAGTGTTCCTTTTGCTGTTACAGCACAGTTGGTTGTGAATGAGGGTGGCGGCCAAG GGCTTTGCACTGGAGTTTTGAACATTTCGGTTGTCATCCCGCAG GTGATCATAGCTCTCGGTGCAGGCCCATGGGATTCTCTCTTCGGGAAGGGGAACATTCCTGCCTTCGCTCTGGCATCTGCAATCGCCTTCGTTGCCGGCGTGGTCGGAATGTTAAAGCTTCCAAGGCTCTCTAGGAAGAACTTCAAGAGTGTTGGTATGGCTGGTGGACACTGA
- the LOC103968620 gene encoding homeobox-leucine zipper protein HOX21-like isoform X2, with translation MMACNGMASSSSFPSNFMFHTETPYEEGNQLTAPLGSLLHTGPQDLRGVAPVMGKRSISFPGIESCEEMNADDDLSDDGWQAGEKKKRLNIEQVRTLEKNFELGNKLEPERKMQLARALGLRPRQVAIWFQNRRARWKTKQLEKDYDVLKRQFEAIKTENEALQSQNKKLRAEILAFRGTETSDMINLNKETEGSCSNRSENSSEINIDISRTSVIESSLPPHQILPYFPSIRPVDINQLLHNSCKPEFQCAKVENEAPEVSFSNLLGSMGDQSALWSWPDHHHFH, from the exons ATGATGGCCTGCAATGGAatggcctcttcctcctccttcccctcGAACTTCATGTTCCATACGGAGACACCCTATGAAGAAGGGAACCAACTCACAGCCCCTCTCGGCTCCCTCCTCCATACCGGTCCGCAAGACCTCAGAG GTGTGGCTCCGGTGATGGGGAAGAGATCCATATCCTTCCCGGGGATCGAGAGCTGCGAGGAGATGAACGCCGACGATGACTTGTCGGATGATGGTTGGCAAgcaggggagaagaagaagaggctcaACATAGAGCAGGTGAGGACATTGGAGAAGAACTTTGAGCTGGGGAACAAACTGGAGCCTGAGAGGAAAATGCAGCTGGCCAGGGCTCTTGGGCTGCGGCCGAGGCAAGTGGCCATCTGGTTCCAGAACAGGCGAGCAAGGTGGAAGACGAAGCAATTGGAGAAGGACTATGATGTGCTCAAGAGGCAGTTTGAGGCCATCAAAACAGAGAACGAGGCTCTCCAATCCCAGAACAAGAAACTCCGAGCTGAG ATTTTGGCATTCAGAGGTACAGAAACATCGGATATGATCAATCTCAACAAAGAAACTGAAGGTTCTTGCAGCAATAGAAGTGAGAACAGCTCAGAGATCAACATAGATATCTCAAGAACATCAGTGATTGAGAGCTCCCTGCCTCCTCACCAAATCTTGCCATACTTCCCATCAATTAGGCCAGTCGACATTAACCAGCTCCTCCACAACTCCTGCAAGCCAGAATTCCAATGTGCCAAGGTAGAGAATGAAGCCCCAGAAGTCAGCTTCAGCAACTTGTTGGGCAGCATGGGAGATCAATCTGCTCTCTGGTCATGGCCAGATCACCACCACTTTCATTAG